From the genome of Nasonia vitripennis strain AsymCx chromosome 1, Nvit_psr_1.1, whole genome shotgun sequence, one region includes:
- the LOC100119771 gene encoding flavin-containing monooxygenase FMO GS-OX4 isoform X1: MENERISNKPVTKKVCVIGAGAAGLCAARHLAKNSNAGFEFAVFEKTDRVGGTWLYTDRTGKDDNGLPIHSSMYKNLRTNLPKELMNFPDYREIKGGNRSCVSHDVIRDYLEDYAVHFDLKQYIRFNTIVESVKPENDSPFTKWNVKVKHVKTSTNEEYTYDAVMVCNGHFFEPYTPDIPGLSDFKGRVMHSHVYRKPDSFENQNVLVLGASSSGVDIAFEISDRATRVYLSHNNPRLSNKSPLPTKVTEVQGVDKFESGEFVLRDGSRLRCIDSLVFCTGYKFSYPFLQTGSCGLDVDDNFVNPLYKHLVNARRPSMCVVGIPTSVVPFPMFHMQVQYYLSILIGKTRLPSTTAMLEDSNASLQGGKKKRHAHKLADAQWDYNDGLAKDAGIEPLPKFYRRGFELWSVNRTKNLTEYKNLSMRVGSLDGEDVEIVV, translated from the exons ATGGAGAACGAAAGGATCAGTAATAAGCCAGTGACAAAGAAAGTTTGCGTCATCGGCGCGGGCGCGGCTGGATTGTGCGCAGCGCGACACTTGGCCAAGAATTCGAACGCGGGATTCGAATTCGCGGTTTTCGAAAAAACGGATCGAGTCGGCGGTACTTGGTTATATACCGACAGGACTGGCAAGGACGATAATGGTTTACCCATTCACTCCAGTATGTATAAAAATCTCAG AACGAATTTGCCAAAGGAACTAATGAACTTTCCGGATTACCGTGAGATCAAGGGAGGAAATCGAAGTTGTGTGTCTCACGACGTTATTCGCGATTATTTGGAAGATTATGCCGTTCATTTTGATTTAAAACAGTACATACGA TTTAATACGATAGTGGAATCGGTGAAGCCTGAAAACGATTCTCCATTCACGAAGTGGAACGTAAAAGTGAAGCACGTGAAAACTTCAACTAACGAGGAATACACTTACGACGCGGTTATGGTTTGCAACGG TCATTTCTTCGAGCCTTACACCCCCGATATTCCGGGGCTGAGCGACTTCAAGGGTCGCGTGATGCACAGCCACGTTTACCGCAAACCGGATAGCTTCGAAAACCAGAACGTTCTGGTTTTGGGAGCCTCGAGTTCAGGAGTCGACATCGCCTTCGAGATTTCCGATCGGGCCACGCGGGTCTACCTCAGTCACAACAATCCCAG ATTGTCCAACAAAAGCCCTCTACCCACTAAAGTAACGGAAGTACAAGGAGTTGACAAGTTCGAATCCGGCGAATTCGTCCTCCGCGATGGCAGCCGATTGAGGTGTATCGACAGCCTCGTCTTCTGCACTGGTTACAAATTCAGCTATCCCTTCCTGCAAACTGGCTCCTGTGGCCTCGACGTCGACGACAACTTCGTAAATCCTCTCTACAAACACCTCGTCAACGCCAGGCGACCCAGCATGTGTGTCGTCGGCATTCCTACTTCTGTCGTTCCTTTTCCAATGTTTCACATGCAG GTCCAGTACTATCTATCGATCTTGATCGGCAAAACCAGGCTGCCCTCGACGACAGCGATGCTGGAGGATTCGAACGCGAGTCTACAGGGTGGCAAGAAGAAGCGTCACGCGCACAAGCTGGCTGACGCTCAGTGGGATTACAACGATGGGCTGGCGAAGGATGCAGGAATCGAACCTCTGCCGAAGTTTTATCGACGCGGCTTTGAACTTTGGAGCGTGAATAGAACGAAGAATCTTACGGAATACAAGAATTTGTCGATGAGGGTAGGGAGTTTGGACGGCGAGGATGTGGAAATAGTCGTGTAG
- the LOC100119771 gene encoding flavin-containing monooxygenase FMO GS-OX3 isoform X2: protein MNFPDYREIKGGNRSCVSHDVIRDYLEDYAVHFDLKQYIRFNTIVESVKPENDSPFTKWNVKVKHVKTSTNEEYTYDAVMVCNGHFFEPYTPDIPGLSDFKGRVMHSHVYRKPDSFENQNVLVLGASSSGVDIAFEISDRATRVYLSHNNPRLSNKSPLPTKVTEVQGVDKFESGEFVLRDGSRLRCIDSLVFCTGYKFSYPFLQTGSCGLDVDDNFVNPLYKHLVNARRPSMCVVGIPTSVVPFPMFHMQVQYYLSILIGKTRLPSTTAMLEDSNASLQGGKKKRHAHKLADAQWDYNDGLAKDAGIEPLPKFYRRGFELWSVNRTKNLTEYKNLSMRVGSLDGEDVEIVV from the exons ATGAACTTTCCGGATTACCGTGAGATCAAGGGAGGAAATCGAAGTTGTGTGTCTCACGACGTTATTCGCGATTATTTGGAAGATTATGCCGTTCATTTTGATTTAAAACAGTACATACGA TTTAATACGATAGTGGAATCGGTGAAGCCTGAAAACGATTCTCCATTCACGAAGTGGAACGTAAAAGTGAAGCACGTGAAAACTTCAACTAACGAGGAATACACTTACGACGCGGTTATGGTTTGCAACGG TCATTTCTTCGAGCCTTACACCCCCGATATTCCGGGGCTGAGCGACTTCAAGGGTCGCGTGATGCACAGCCACGTTTACCGCAAACCGGATAGCTTCGAAAACCAGAACGTTCTGGTTTTGGGAGCCTCGAGTTCAGGAGTCGACATCGCCTTCGAGATTTCCGATCGGGCCACGCGGGTCTACCTCAGTCACAACAATCCCAG ATTGTCCAACAAAAGCCCTCTACCCACTAAAGTAACGGAAGTACAAGGAGTTGACAAGTTCGAATCCGGCGAATTCGTCCTCCGCGATGGCAGCCGATTGAGGTGTATCGACAGCCTCGTCTTCTGCACTGGTTACAAATTCAGCTATCCCTTCCTGCAAACTGGCTCCTGTGGCCTCGACGTCGACGACAACTTCGTAAATCCTCTCTACAAACACCTCGTCAACGCCAGGCGACCCAGCATGTGTGTCGTCGGCATTCCTACTTCTGTCGTTCCTTTTCCAATGTTTCACATGCAG GTCCAGTACTATCTATCGATCTTGATCGGCAAAACCAGGCTGCCCTCGACGACAGCGATGCTGGAGGATTCGAACGCGAGTCTACAGGGTGGCAAGAAGAAGCGTCACGCGCACAAGCTGGCTGACGCTCAGTGGGATTACAACGATGGGCTGGCGAAGGATGCAGGAATCGAACCTCTGCCGAAGTTTTATCGACGCGGCTTTGAACTTTGGAGCGTGAATAGAACGAAGAATCTTACGGAATACAAGAATTTGTCGATGAGGGTAGGGAGTTTGGACGGCGAGGATGTGGAAATAGTCGTGTAG
- the LOC100677902 gene encoding uncharacterized protein LOC100677902, with product MGKNTISVLVMLSCTLFAVCRANRQEYIAIEKALRSLSNVVVKYKSEFDTKVKFVELQKAIDAIDDSMLDYVGTAKDKLDELRALNSAARQTYQDCVGPVFEWCVSINSTLDLFIPYISDPSLSPYDKDIIWEMTVDALSDGQKKTYNSLELLKSVQKKTIDLKNLLDAVLHDLHNDFGPNGFYGKRKQELMNAIVESQKSRQALIIAGVISLIFGAIAAFVIGPVGVKLDLLQVFVPLGLEEVIRRQRQATYEEELQVIQTFFNILDEKINNASTIATQVDADLEEDKNNLYVLSGLISAAERNKKMLLMNSPIMRARLVPSFRNLGNKCYEYTMWHGYGSEEYEHIRHKRVRRHASETCKAQRLKAMTMITRSIPLNSTFETIVSKAHSILSEMNCESKNLPMLSPNEQNAAVLRSAFQVLA from the exons ATGGGAAAAAACACAATCTCAGTGCTCGTAATGCTTTCCTGCACTCTCTTCGCCGTCTGTCGTGCAAATCGGCAAGAATACATCGCTATCGAAAAAGCCCTCCGAAGTTTATCCAACGTCGTCGTGAAATACAAAAGCGAATTCGATACCAAAGTGAAATTCGTCGAGTTGCAAAAAGCCATCGACGCCATCGACGATTCCATGCTCGATTACGTGGGCACAGCTAAAGACAAATTGGACGAACTACGTGCATTAAACAGCGCCGCGCGTCAAACCTATCAAGACTGCGTCGGCCCGGTGTTCGAGTGGTGCGTTTCGATCAACAGCACACTCGACCTTTTCATCCCCTACATAAGCGACCCAAGCTTATCGCCTTACGACAAAGACATCATTTGGGAGATGACCGTCGACGCTTTGAGCGACGGCCAGAAGAAAACTTACAACTCGTTGGAATTGTTGAAAAGCGTGCAGAAGAAGACCATCGATCTGAAAAATTTACTGGACGCCGTGTTGCACGATCTGCACAACGATTTCGGCCCGAACGGCTTTTACGGGAAGCGCAAGCAGGAGCTGATGAACGCGATCGTGGAAAGCCAGAAATCTCGTCAGGCTTTGATCATCGCTGGAGTCATCAGCCTCATATTCGGTGCCATCGCAGCTTTCGTGATCGGTCCGGTAGGCGTTAAGTTGGACCTTCTTCAGGTGTTCGTCCCTCTTGGATTAGAGGAAGTGATCCGGAGGCAGCGACAAGCGACCTACGAAGAAGAATTGCAGGTTATTCAAACGTTCTTCAATATTCTCgatgaaaaaattaacaacGCAAGCACGATCGCAACTCAGGTCGACGCGGACTTGGAAGAGGATAAGAACAACTTGTACGTACTCTCAGGGCTCATTTCTGCAGCGGAAAGA AACAAAAAAATGCTGTTGATGAACAGTCCGATTATGCGAGCTCGACTTGTTCCAAGCTTTCGGAACTTGGGGAACAAATGTTACGAATACACCATGTGGCACGGGTATGGCTCGGAAGAATACGAACATATAAGACACAAGAGAGTCAGACGTCATGCCTCCGAAACGTGTAAAGCGCAGCGATTGAAGGCAATGACCATGATAACTCGATCCATTCCTTTGAACAGCACGTTTGAAACTATCGTTTCCAAAGCCCATTCCATTTTAAGTGAAATGAATTGCGAGTCTAAGAATTTGCCTATGCTATCGCCAAATGAACAAAATGCGGCAGTTTTGCGAAGTGCTTTTCAGGTACTTGCGTAA
- the LOC100678552 gene encoding uncharacterized protein LOC100678552: protein MNKLYLIFSCLIAAEAVLSRAEVVVDLYNEKLKFFDSFLSPTGIDGLILSAENISLETVQSLRHASVPYTSLRGEIISWCTEVNNTYIPESLDQSSSLLYFATNVREELKRMRRHFDSITTKDVQGQNVEDYQAVITFADGVRKIEVVDGRTPDNIEELLLPLLEKSKSRVNVTEYITLTTFDDKVNQAKSIIAEALGVIHNAKNDFFNREEIVEKCRPILEKWASPARTSSTQYTIPPPTITPSSKDTLRAYPNTCDGYRKTMCEAILSKPTMERLVKLHRNDRSVANFFHAIGHSDSSSKCKDRLKSFIRNSYMSWAYEVDKIGNTQCLKISICLNSDSDIAAEVIPW from the exons AtgaataaactttatttaattttttcgtgTCTCATCGCTGCCGAGGCAGTTCTTTCCCGCGCTGAGGTAGTCGTAGACCTGTACAACGAGAAGCTTAAATTCTTCGACTCTTTCCTATCACCAACTGGAATCGATGGCTTGATTCTATCGGCTGAGAACATATCTCTCGAAACAGTCCAGAGTCTGCGTCATGCTTCGGTCCCGTACACGTCGCTGCGTGGTGAGATCATATCCTGGTGCACAGAAGTCAACAACACTTACATACCCGAATCACTCGACCAGAGCTCTTCTCTACTCTACTTTGCGACGAATGTGCGCGAGGAGTTGAAGCGGATGAGAAGACACTTCGATTCGATAACGACGAAAGACGTACAGGGACAAAATGTCGAGGACTACCAAGCAGTCATCACGTTCGCAGACGGTGTTCGGAAAATCGAAGTCGTCGATGGCCGTACGCCGGATAACATAGAAGAGCTGTTGCTGCCGCTTctagaaaaatcgaaaagtagAGTTAATGTCACGGAGTACATTACACTGACGACGTTCGATGACAAAGTGAACCAGGCGAAAAGCATAATTGCCGAGGCCCTCGGAGTGATCCATAATGCCAAGAATGATTTTTTCAATAGAGAGGAGATCGTTGAGAAGTGCAGACCTATCCTGGAGAAGTGGGCTAGCCCTGCACG TACATCCTCGACGCAATATACAATTCCACCACCAACGATCACGCCATCGTCGAAGGACACTCTGAGAGCCTATCCAAACACTTGCGATGGATATCGTAAGACTATGTGTGAAGCTATTCTTTCAAAACCCACTATGGAGCGATTGGTGAAGTTGCACCGGAACGATCGGTCCGTCGCTAACTTTTTCCATGCAATCGGTCACTCCGATTCATCGTCGAAATGCAAAGACCGTTTGAAATCGTTTATAAGGAATTCTTACATGAGCTGGGCGTATGAAGTAGACAAAATAGGAAATACGCAATGTCTGAAAATTTCCATTTGTCTTAATTCTGATTCTGACATAGCGGCCGAAGTTATACCATGGTGA